A genome region from Natronobeatus ordinarius includes the following:
- a CDS encoding IS4 family transposase: MHTEPSSRHIERHLTNLLPSEALEDHADAVGVVEREGKLQIPPLVWSFAFGFAAGESRTLAAFRRTYNSTADESLSPGGFYQRLTPTLAEYLRDLVEYGFDEVAVPHTVSDELDRFRDVMIADGTVLRLHELLSEAYKARHEEQAGAKLHLLHNVTDQTVEHFNVTDEKTHDSTLFNTGSWLEGRLAIFDLAYFKYRRFALIDENDGYFVSRLKKSANPVVTEELREWRGRAIPLEGEKIFDIVDDLSRKYIDVEVEVEFDRREYAGTQSRDTKRFRVVGVRNEDADDYHLYITNLSREEFLPADLATIYRCRWEVELLFRELKTQYELDEFDTTKKHIVEILLYAALLSLVVSRDLLGLVIEHADDGIVFPPERWAATFRSHAQLILRELREYLAYSPPPLLQRLIEDAQKIHKQRPILQEHLATTIQPAAEA; encoded by the coding sequence ATGCACACAGAACCCTCCTCACGTCATATTGAACGTCATCTCACTAACCTCCTTCCCTCTGAAGCGCTCGAAGACCACGCTGATGCCGTCGGCGTGGTCGAGCGCGAGGGGAAGCTTCAGATCCCGCCACTTGTCTGGTCGTTCGCGTTCGGCTTCGCCGCAGGCGAAAGCCGAACACTTGCGGCCTTTAGACGCACCTACAACTCCACTGCTGACGAGTCGCTCTCACCGGGAGGCTTCTACCAGCGGTTGACTCCGACGCTCGCAGAGTACCTCCGCGACCTCGTCGAATACGGGTTCGACGAGGTCGCTGTCCCTCACACCGTCTCTGATGAGCTCGACCGCTTTAGGGACGTGATGATTGCTGATGGAACCGTCCTGCGGTTGCACGAGTTGCTCTCTGAAGCGTACAAAGCACGTCACGAGGAGCAGGCTGGAGCGAAGCTCCACCTGCTCCACAACGTCACTGACCAGACAGTCGAACACTTCAACGTCACAGACGAGAAAACGCACGACAGCACGTTGTTTAACACAGGATCGTGGCTGGAAGGACGGCTAGCGATCTTCGACCTCGCCTATTTCAAGTACCGGCGGTTCGCGTTGATCGACGAGAACGACGGCTACTTTGTGAGCCGACTGAAAAAGAGCGCGAACCCGGTTGTAACGGAGGAATTACGGGAATGGCGCGGCCGCGCCATTCCCTTGGAAGGCGAGAAGATCTTCGACATCGTGGATGACCTCTCCCGGAAGTACATCGACGTGGAAGTCGAGGTTGAGTTTGACCGACGAGAGTACGCGGGCACGCAGTCACGTGATACGAAACGGTTCCGCGTCGTCGGCGTCCGCAACGAGGACGCCGACGACTACCATCTGTACATCACGAACCTTTCTCGGGAAGAGTTTCTCCCGGCCGATCTAGCGACGATCTACCGATGTAGATGGGAAGTAGAGCTGTTGTTCCGTGAACTGAAGACGCAGTACGAACTGGACGAGTTCGACACGACGAAGAAGCACATCGTAGAGATTCTGCTGTACGCAGCGTTGTTATCCTTGGTCGTGAGTCGTGATTTACTCGGTCTGGTCATAGAGCACGCTGATGATGGGATCGTGTTTCCGCCGGAACGCTGGGCGGCGACCTTTCGGTCGCACGCCCAGCTCATCCTCCGCGAACTGAGAGAGTATCTCGCCTACTCACCGCCGCCACTGCTACAACGACTGATCGAAGACGCTCAGAAGATCCACAAGCAACGACCAATCCTGCAAGAACACCTCGCTACTACCATCCAACCGGCTGCTGAGGCTTAG
- a CDS encoding transposase yields the protein MSETDDRYQLALTRQVDELIEAESDWITLANELDVDRYKHQDTCPEWTSSTPFRPMFLAYLWATVEDHPLTGIPGRLEDRPKLAQAFGFDPDNLPSESTCKPVRLEGRFENLQSVVESAADDIQSIAIERGAPIGCDLLKQQHEDTTDDPPSNRTVQRLLRKKGRDVLEELKRSIIPSLSIPRPDDAIYDEEELLVLESVAAIQQSAANDAGIIHGDLKNPDPDLDDAFYEDGPSGETLLESMKNMSVDQISTVMNFALRKTYTRVKPRLNELEHENGSRFGTRAKVALDITYVAYYGDRDEVVWVQGAPDGKEYDWCHKFATAVIVGDNSHYIVGVCPLGSTDYADTDAYAGDDKSYYVGDVARRLLSIAEKYVNIRMVYADREFHAADVIYTLENKDLKYVIPAVKDQHRIGPMCDRFDQLKRGYNEENDTPLYVKNDFPIHGPVKHDVSNTKVYTNIVVLPPDEDDDANEEGSPQPFITNLEVSDEVALDRRWARKEIEQYSDRAAIENSYSSVKKCAAWTTSTEIEVRWFHFAFGCIIYNLWLLVDFLAQERIGVIETRKKPRITLSRFLEWLKKELITLI from the coding sequence ATGAGTGAAACTGATGACCGGTACCAGCTTGCTCTAACGAGACAAGTTGATGAACTCATTGAGGCGGAGAGCGACTGGATTACGCTCGCCAATGAGCTAGACGTAGATCGGTACAAACACCAGGACACATGTCCCGAATGGACCTCTTCGACGCCATTTCGCCCCATGTTCCTCGCTTATCTGTGGGCAACTGTAGAGGATCACCCGCTTACAGGCATTCCAGGGAGACTCGAGGACCGACCGAAACTTGCACAGGCGTTTGGGTTCGACCCAGACAATCTCCCCTCTGAAAGTACATGTAAACCGGTTCGACTTGAGGGCCGATTTGAGAACCTCCAATCGGTTGTGGAATCAGCTGCGGACGATATTCAATCGATCGCGATTGAACGCGGTGCTCCTATTGGATGTGATCTTCTGAAGCAACAGCACGAGGATACCACCGATGATCCTCCGTCAAATCGAACGGTGCAACGGCTGTTGCGAAAGAAAGGACGAGATGTACTCGAAGAGCTGAAACGGAGTATCATTCCCTCACTATCGATTCCGCGTCCAGACGACGCCATCTATGACGAAGAGGAGTTGCTCGTCTTGGAGTCGGTTGCAGCAATCCAGCAATCGGCAGCAAACGATGCAGGAATAATCCATGGTGATCTGAAGAATCCAGACCCAGATCTAGATGATGCCTTCTACGAGGATGGTCCATCTGGGGAGACGCTGCTGGAATCGATGAAGAACATGTCGGTTGATCAGATTTCGACGGTGATGAACTTCGCATTACGAAAGACGTACACGCGCGTGAAGCCCCGACTCAACGAACTCGAACACGAGAACGGGTCACGGTTTGGAACCAGAGCGAAAGTCGCACTGGATATCACGTACGTCGCGTACTACGGTGATCGAGATGAGGTAGTGTGGGTCCAAGGGGCACCTGACGGCAAAGAGTACGACTGGTGTCACAAATTTGCGACTGCCGTAATCGTCGGAGACAACTCGCACTATATCGTTGGTGTCTGTCCGCTCGGTAGTACTGACTACGCTGACACCGATGCCTATGCTGGTGATGATAAGTCCTATTACGTGGGCGATGTCGCCCGGCGACTCCTTTCGATCGCCGAGAAGTACGTGAACATTCGGATGGTGTACGCTGACCGGGAGTTTCATGCCGCAGACGTGATTTACACGCTTGAAAACAAGGATTTGAAGTACGTGATCCCGGCAGTGAAAGACCAACATCGGATCGGACCGATGTGTGATCGGTTCGATCAGTTGAAACGCGGATACAATGAAGAGAATGATACCCCATTATACGTCAAAAACGACTTCCCCATCCACGGCCCTGTGAAGCATGATGTATCGAACACGAAAGTCTATACGAATATTGTGGTACTACCCCCTGATGAGGACGACGATGCAAATGAGGAGGGATCTCCGCAACCGTTTATCACGAATCTCGAAGTGAGCGATGAGGTCGCGTTGGATCGACGATGGGCGAGAAAGGAAATTGAGCAGTACAGTGATCGAGCCGCAATTGAGAACTCCTACTCATCGGTGAAGAAGTGTGCTGCATGGACGACGTCAACGGAGATCGAAGTCCGATGGTTCCATTTTGCATTTGGCTGTATCATTTACAATCTGTGGCTACTGGTTGACTTTCTCGCCCAGGAGCGGATTGGGGTGATCGAAACGAGAAAGAAACCCCGTATCACCCTCTCCAGATTTCTCGAGTGGCTCAAGAAGGAGTTGATCACACTCATTTAA
- a CDS encoding tyrosine-type recombinase/integrase yields MAIEPDPGAADAVDDPIAYFLEDQRYHGRSDRTIEAYERVLRRFEAFVGEQMGASPTPAEVGQRECMAWVHSLRGSLEPSTIAIYASYVHRFYDYMAKVGVFDANPMALVLEEMDESIDTNPTRRELSVAEMRTFVAEIAHPLERAVVVTLLKTGMRVGELCNLDRQDLNLEVDELDVDVPPRVQLEGRPRSLYVDADAVRGATVNGEVRTASNKRKRSTVVPVDDELEQVLLEWLAIRPDAVSPADPLFLDTGGSWGQRLQPSDVRYVVERHARRHGWYRTGGGAAENVTPHYFRHFFTTHLRDRTGDRGVVKYLRGDVASDVIDTYTHNWGDRVRTVYERHVYSLC; encoded by the coding sequence ATGGCGATTGAGCCAGATCCCGGGGCTGCGGACGCAGTCGACGATCCGATCGCGTACTTTCTCGAGGATCAGCGCTACCACGGCCGAAGCGATCGGACGATCGAGGCGTACGAACGGGTACTCAGGCGGTTCGAGGCGTTCGTCGGCGAACAGATGGGGGCTTCGCCTACCCCGGCGGAGGTCGGCCAGCGCGAGTGTATGGCCTGGGTACACTCACTCCGGGGCTCGCTCGAGCCGAGCACGATCGCGATCTACGCCTCCTACGTCCACCGGTTTTACGACTACATGGCCAAAGTCGGCGTCTTCGACGCCAATCCCATGGCGCTCGTGCTCGAGGAGATGGACGAGTCGATCGACACGAACCCGACGCGGCGGGAGCTCTCCGTCGCCGAGATGCGGACGTTCGTGGCCGAAATTGCCCACCCGCTCGAGCGGGCGGTCGTCGTGACGCTGCTGAAGACGGGGATGCGCGTCGGCGAACTCTGCAACCTCGACCGTCAGGATCTCAACCTCGAGGTTGACGAACTCGACGTCGACGTGCCCCCCAGGGTACAGCTCGAGGGACGGCCGCGATCGCTCTACGTCGACGCCGACGCCGTGCGTGGCGCGACCGTCAACGGCGAGGTACGAACCGCGTCGAACAAGCGAAAGCGATCGACGGTCGTCCCGGTCGACGACGAACTCGAGCAGGTCCTGCTCGAGTGGCTGGCGATTCGACCGGACGCCGTGTCACCGGCCGATCCGCTCTTTCTGGATACGGGCGGGTCGTGGGGACAGCGGCTACAGCCGTCGGACGTCCGGTACGTCGTCGAACGCCACGCCCGTCGTCACGGCTGGTATCGGACGGGGGGCGGGGCGGCGGAGAACGTGACGCCTCACTACTTCCGGCACTTCTTTACGACCCATCTGCGAGATCGGACGGGCGATCGCGGCGTCGTCAAGTATCTGCGCGGCGACGTCGCCAGCGACGTCATCGACACCTACACCCACAACTGGGGCGATCGAGTTCGGACGGTGTACGAACGACACGTCTATTCGCTGTGTTGA
- a CDS encoding DUF5805 domain-containing protein translates to MGESRDTSNTSVRAYVPAYQKAAWKDHADELEMSLSEFVRAMVQAGRRGFETGHEEPDSSDATPGGNALETQVLELLAADTYSWEELLEAVTDDVESRLDDTLGELQSANRIRYSGRHGGYTLVEGEPNGD, encoded by the coding sequence ATGGGAGAGTCTCGCGACACATCTAACACATCTGTCAGGGCGTACGTCCCGGCGTACCAGAAGGCAGCGTGGAAAGATCACGCCGACGAGCTCGAGATGAGCCTCAGCGAGTTCGTTCGTGCCATGGTACAAGCCGGACGACGGGGGTTCGAAACCGGTCACGAGGAACCCGATTCTTCGGACGCAACCCCTGGGGGTAACGCCCTCGAAACACAGGTCCTCGAGTTACTCGCCGCTGACACGTATTCGTGGGAGGAACTCCTCGAGGCAGTGACAGACGACGTCGAGTCGCGACTGGACGACACACTCGGGGAACTCCAGTCGGCCAATCGAATTCGATACAGCGGACGCCACGGCGGCTACACGCTCGTGGAGGGTGAACCGAATGGCGATTGA
- a CDS encoding AAA family ATPase — MSSTASTDDVIEVSADGLTIRKSFTPDEFPVPAIRFEIESTHDSEVSFRMVEPIPESFPMDNVGFHPEYHSDAWTAFQDNHVEFAGTIEPDESLVTVYGIRIDDEDEAAAFLVEPTIQDVRTDVSSVASESDSEAVDDATIDDIVSDDRNQVVKDMISGDSDAVPGLEDDEDDEDGDLELDLDLGDVDLDEVDVTDPDATDDDVPDIELGFGEDELPDTDDEDDEGPAIELDLEAAAEAVDQADSADDEDGDLELDLDDEGDGDGEDDEAADSTTSELEEAVEETDEDEAEAIEDEDAEDAEVVDDVEDTDENVEETDENVEETDEDAEDEADKVVDDVEETDEEDEAVDDDDALAEESDEDDADEEPTQTETDVSVEADEPAPVATLDSVGARLATELREGTLEDDDLDVLRSALDLEPKPSEVAKVDHLQSRVEEVTAYTAALEEFLDENGTGEQLIQEFKAELASFEDDLESMAGRLDATESNVETVDGRVDELDSSVDAVVSDLEATDERLDDVDEDLLSVTSELDEAVDDLESVDETVDDLEESVDDLEESVDDLEEDLEAVREDVDEIQAWRDQLGSMFSN, encoded by the coding sequence ATGAGCAGCACCGCCAGTACGGACGACGTCATCGAAGTGAGCGCTGACGGGTTGACGATCCGGAAGTCGTTCACACCCGATGAGTTTCCTGTTCCAGCAATCCGGTTCGAGATCGAGTCGACACACGACAGCGAGGTCTCGTTCCGGATGGTCGAACCGATCCCGGAGTCGTTCCCGATGGACAACGTCGGGTTCCATCCCGAGTACCACAGCGACGCGTGGACGGCCTTCCAGGACAACCACGTCGAGTTCGCCGGGACGATCGAACCGGACGAATCGCTCGTCACCGTCTACGGCATCCGTATCGACGACGAGGACGAAGCCGCAGCGTTCCTGGTCGAACCGACGATCCAGGACGTCCGCACAGACGTCTCGTCGGTCGCATCTGAGTCGGACAGTGAAGCGGTCGACGATGCGACGATCGACGACATCGTCTCGGACGATCGAAACCAGGTCGTCAAGGACATGATCTCCGGCGACTCCGACGCCGTACCCGGACTCGAAGACGATGAGGACGACGAGGATGGCGATCTCGAGCTCGACCTGGACCTCGGTGACGTCGATCTCGACGAGGTCGACGTGACCGACCCTGACGCTACAGACGACGACGTGCCGGACATCGAGCTCGGATTTGGCGAGGACGAACTTCCCGACACCGACGACGAGGACGACGAAGGCCCGGCGATCGAACTCGACCTCGAGGCTGCGGCGGAAGCCGTCGACCAGGCGGACAGTGCAGACGACGAAGACGGCGACCTCGAACTCGACCTCGACGACGAAGGCGACGGCGATGGCGAAGACGACGAAGCAGCCGACAGTACAACGTCTGAACTCGAGGAGGCGGTCGAAGAAACGGACGAGGACGAAGCCGAGGCCATCGAGGACGAAGACGCCGAAGACGCCGAAGTAGTCGACGACGTCGAGGACACGGACGAGAACGTCGAAGAGACGGACGAGAACGTCGAAGAGACGGACGAAGACGCTGAAGACGAGGCAGACAAGGTCGTCGACGATGTCGAAGAGACGGACGAAGAGGATGAAGCCGTCGACGACGATGACGCCCTGGCTGAGGAGTCGGACGAGGACGACGCTGACGAGGAGCCCACCCAAACCGAGACCGACGTCTCCGTCGAGGCTGACGAACCAGCACCTGTCGCGACGCTCGACTCCGTCGGTGCTCGACTCGCCACCGAACTCCGAGAGGGGACGCTCGAGGACGACGACCTCGACGTCCTTCGCTCGGCTCTCGATCTCGAGCCGAAGCCGAGCGAGGTCGCAAAGGTCGACCACCTCCAGTCGCGCGTCGAAGAAGTCACGGCGTACACCGCCGCACTCGAGGAGTTCCTCGACGAGAACGGGACTGGCGAGCAGCTCATCCAGGAGTTCAAAGCCGAACTGGCGTCGTTCGAGGACGACCTCGAGTCGATGGCCGGCCGACTCGATGCGACCGAGTCGAACGTCGAGACCGTCGACGGACGCGTCGACGAACTCGACTCGAGCGTCGACGCCGTTGTGTCCGATCTCGAAGCAACCGACGAACGACTCGACGACGTCGACGAGGACCTGCTGTCCGTCACCTCGGAACTCGACGAGGCCGTCGACGATCTCGAATCCGTCGATGAGACGGTCGACGACCTCGAAGAGTCGGTCGACGACCTCGAAGAGTCGGTCGACGACCTCGAAGAAGACCTCGAGGCGGTCCGCGAGGACGTCGACGAGATCCAGGCGTGGCGTGACCAGCTCGGCTCGATGTTCTCGAACTGA
- a CDS encoding MBL fold metallo-hydrolase, translating into MPTITSDWGDWLPRAIESADPDGVAIWYLGCNGFVLKGNEGTTIFIDPYVGLGDPPRTVRMIPVPFDPADVAEADAILATHEHTDHVHGPSQAPILERTDATFYAPDDSLAVALEEEAWTDEWSVDDEQFEEVNEGDRFELGEFTVHVEAANDPDATHPVSYVVEHDAGTFFHGGDTKPSEAFERIGSEYDIDLGVLAFGTVGMIPDKQTREPKRTRWYNDENQVVEAAAALGLERLLPSHWDMWRGLTADPKALHHHAASFEYPRRLELVEIGDQIEL; encoded by the coding sequence ATGCCTACGATCACGAGCGACTGGGGAGACTGGCTCCCGCGTGCGATCGAATCGGCCGACCCCGACGGGGTCGCAATCTGGTATCTCGGCTGTAACGGCTTCGTCCTCAAGGGGAACGAGGGGACGACGATCTTCATCGATCCCTACGTCGGCCTGGGCGATCCACCGCGAACCGTCCGGATGATCCCCGTGCCGTTCGACCCCGCGGACGTCGCCGAGGCCGACGCGATCCTCGCGACGCACGAACACACCGACCACGTCCACGGGCCGAGCCAGGCACCTATCCTCGAACGGACGGACGCGACGTTCTACGCACCCGACGACAGCCTCGCGGTCGCCCTCGAGGAAGAAGCCTGGACCGACGAGTGGTCCGTCGACGACGAGCAGTTTGAGGAAGTCAACGAGGGCGATCGCTTTGAGCTCGGCGAGTTCACGGTCCACGTCGAGGCCGCGAACGACCCCGACGCGACCCATCCGGTGAGCTACGTCGTCGAGCACGACGCCGGGACGTTCTTTCACGGCGGCGATACGAAGCCGTCCGAGGCGTTCGAGCGCATCGGTTCCGAGTACGACATCGACCTGGGAGTCCTCGCCTTCGGCACCGTCGGGATGATCCCCGACAAGCAGACCCGGGAGCCCAAACGGACGCGGTGGTACAACGACGAGAACCAGGTCGTCGAGGCCGCCGCCGCGCTGGGCCTCGAGCGGCTGCTGCCGAGCCACTGGGACATGTGGCGGGGGTTGACCGCCGATCCGAAAGCGCTGCACCACCACGCGGCGAGTTTCGAGTATCCGCGACGGCTCGAGCTCGTCGAGATCGGCGACCAAATCGAGCTCTGA
- the mfnA gene encoding tyrosine decarboxylase MfnA, with translation MRAEPQSFSRVLSSMCTEPHPAAREAAERFLATNPGDPATYPTIAALEAEAISLLGEVTGLEDASGYVASGGTEANVQAVRIARNRSETTTPNVVVSESGHFSFQKAADVLGVELRLVPVGDERRADVTAVREAVDEDTVLVVGVAGTTEYGRVDPIPELGTIAQTVDALFHVDAAWGGFVLPFTDHEWHFAHAPVDTMTIDPHKMGQAAIPAGGLLVREAELLDELAVDTPYLESTSQATLTGTRSGAGVASAVAAMEELWPGGYHAQYHRARANAEWLADALADRGFDVVEPDLPIVAASVSDRLFEALREAGWRLSRTGAGEMRIVCMPHVTRATLEEFVADLDRLATHAAPVANDG, from the coding sequence ATGCGAGCCGAGCCACAGTCGTTCAGCCGCGTCCTGTCGTCGATGTGCACCGAGCCACATCCGGCAGCGCGCGAGGCGGCCGAACGATTTCTGGCGACCAACCCCGGGGACCCCGCCACGTACCCGACGATCGCGGCGCTCGAGGCAGAAGCGATCTCGCTGCTCGGCGAGGTCACGGGGCTCGAGGACGCATCGGGCTACGTCGCGAGCGGCGGCACGGAGGCGAACGTTCAGGCGGTTCGGATCGCCCGCAACCGGTCCGAAACGACCACCCCCAACGTCGTCGTCTCTGAGTCGGGCCACTTCAGTTTCCAGAAGGCGGCGGACGTCCTCGGTGTGGAGTTGCGCCTCGTCCCCGTCGGCGACGAGCGACGCGCCGACGTCACGGCCGTTCGCGAGGCCGTCGACGAGGACACCGTGCTCGTCGTCGGTGTCGCGGGGACGACCGAGTACGGCCGCGTCGACCCGATTCCCGAACTCGGCACGATCGCGCAGACGGTCGACGCCCTCTTCCACGTCGACGCCGCCTGGGGTGGGTTCGTCCTTCCCTTCACGGACCACGAGTGGCACTTCGCCCACGCGCCCGTCGATACCATGACCATCGATCCTCACAAGATGGGGCAGGCGGCGATCCCTGCAGGTGGGTTACTCGTCCGTGAGGCCGAACTGCTCGACGAACTCGCCGTCGACACCCCCTACCTCGAGTCGACCTCCCAGGCGACGCTCACTGGCACCCGATCGGGAGCGGGCGTCGCGAGCGCCGTCGCCGCGATGGAGGAACTCTGGCCCGGCGGCTACCACGCCCAGTACCACCGCGCTCGAGCGAACGCCGAGTGGCTCGCCGACGCACTCGCCGACCGCGGCTTCGACGTGGTCGAACCCGACCTCCCCATCGTGGCGGCGTCGGTCTCCGACCGGCTGTTCGAGGCGCTTCGCGAGGCGGGGTGGCGTCTCTCGCGCACCGGCGCGGGCGAGATGCGGATCGTCTGCATGCCCCACGTCACCCGGGCGACGCTCGAGGAGTTCGTCGCCGACCTCGACCGCCTCGCCACTCACGCGGCTCCGGTCGCGAACGACGGTTAG